A region from the Planctomycetota bacterium genome encodes:
- a CDS encoding excinuclease ABC subunit UvrC: protein MDREALVEKVRTFPKAPGVYLMKDDRGRVIYVGKAADLRSRVLQYFQPSADLGAKKEQMVAEVADIEVLAAESEIDALLEEARLIKDIHPRYNTRLTDDKTFPYLEITVREDFPGVTFTRAPQPKGTKLYGPFTSAAGLRAAIGELQKIFRFRTCRLDIRADDPRLRFNRPCILYSIKRCTAPCAGHIDRDAYRRGIQHLRRFLEGKRTQVVRSLAREMKDLAKRLRFEEAAAVRDQLRAIEALAERGRVEEHLQPEVFAPTFDPAEGMAELGRLLGSAAPLRSIEGVDIANLGEREAVGAIVPFIDGRPFKAGYRRFRIKTVAGQDDFAMIGEVVFRRFSRLVEELSVLPDVVLVDGGPGQLHAADDAIRRTGAKRPLLVSLAKREEEVFVLEKAERQPLRLPRTNPALKILQAVRDEAHRFAQHYHHLLRRQALFGKQGARALRGRKRKRPGHGARSKRPTKRRKTD, encoded by the coding sequence ATGGACCGCGAGGCGCTGGTTGAGAAGGTCCGAACGTTCCCCAAGGCGCCAGGGGTGTATCTAATGAAGGACGACCGGGGGCGGGTCATCTACGTCGGCAAAGCCGCCGACCTGAGGAGCCGGGTCCTCCAATACTTCCAACCGTCGGCGGACCTCGGCGCCAAGAAGGAGCAGATGGTCGCCGAGGTGGCCGACATCGAGGTCCTTGCGGCCGAGAGCGAGATTGACGCGCTCCTCGAGGAAGCACGGCTCATCAAGGACATCCACCCGCGCTACAACACCCGCCTGACGGACGACAAGACGTTTCCGTACCTGGAGATTACGGTGCGCGAGGATTTTCCGGGCGTGACCTTCACGCGTGCGCCCCAGCCGAAAGGGACCAAACTCTACGGGCCGTTCACGAGCGCGGCGGGCCTGCGGGCCGCCATCGGCGAACTCCAGAAGATTTTCCGTTTCCGGACGTGCCGCCTGGACATTCGGGCGGATGATCCGCGCCTGCGGTTCAACCGCCCGTGCATTCTGTATTCCATCAAGCGGTGCACGGCCCCGTGCGCGGGCCACATCGACCGGGACGCGTACCGGCGGGGCATCCAGCACCTGAGGCGATTCCTCGAGGGCAAGCGGACCCAGGTGGTGCGCAGCCTCGCGCGCGAGATGAAGGACCTGGCCAAGCGCCTGCGGTTCGAGGAGGCGGCCGCCGTCCGCGATCAACTCCGCGCCATCGAGGCGCTGGCCGAACGCGGACGGGTCGAGGAGCACCTCCAGCCGGAGGTCTTCGCGCCGACGTTCGACCCGGCGGAAGGCATGGCGGAACTCGGGCGCCTCCTCGGGTCCGCCGCCCCGCTCCGCAGCATCGAGGGCGTGGACATCGCCAACCTGGGCGAGCGCGAAGCCGTCGGCGCCATCGTCCCGTTCATCGACGGCCGGCCGTTCAAGGCGGGCTACCGGCGATTCCGCATCAAGACGGTCGCGGGCCAGGACGATTTCGCGATGATCGGCGAGGTGGTGTTCCGGCGCTTCAGCCGCCTCGTGGAGGAACTGTCGGTCCTTCCGGACGTCGTGCTCGTGGACGGGGGGCCGGGGCAGTTGCACGCCGCCGACGATGCCATTCGCCGAACGGGCGCGAAGCGGCCCCTGCTGGTATCCCTGGCCAAGCGCGAGGAGGAGGTGTTCGTCCTCGAGAAGGCCGAACGCCAGCCGCTGCGCCTCCCCCGAACCAACCCCGCGCTCAAGATCCTCCAGGCGGTGCGCGACGAGGCCCACCGGTTCGCCCAGCACTATCACCATCTGCTGCGGCGCCAAGCGCTCTTCGGCAAGCAAGGGGCACGCGCGCTTCGGGGCCGAAAACGCAAGCGGCCCGGGCATGGGGCGAGGTCGAAACGGCCGACGAAGCGACGGAAAACCGACTAA
- a CDS encoding PEP-CTERM sorting domain-containing protein gives MQGTVMRASVLVTILGMLAFPVTVCADLESRILIDNLQSGPDWTLTASGSKTDLDTGPLPYDILGGQRYSTLTVADGSPTLQHPCHLIDYQAHGGHATWSLEYSGTGGQLNADLLEESREVFVVIVNHKNIPDAVPMTVTVTSGKGTSDEATDSVTVDVVGTVLGTLLGCGHFGGGDGMEVRVLYEDFTGIDFTDVDFVKFTFDCTGSTPDMVLDTGIYNCPEPATLSLLALGGMGALLRRRKSKA, from the coding sequence TTGCAAGGAACTGTTATGCGTGCCTCGGTTTTGGTGACGATCCTCGGGATGTTGGCATTTCCGGTGACGGTTTGCGCAGACTTGGAATCCCGGATTCTGATCGACAATTTACAGTCCGGTCCGGATTGGACGTTAACCGCATCCGGGTCCAAGACGGACCTTGACACCGGCCCGCTGCCGTACGACATCCTGGGCGGGCAGAGGTATTCTACTCTGACCGTGGCGGACGGCTCCCCTACGCTCCAGCACCCGTGTCATCTGATAGATTACCAGGCCCACGGCGGGCACGCTACGTGGAGCCTGGAGTATTCCGGCACCGGCGGACAACTCAACGCCGACTTGCTGGAGGAGTCCAGGGAGGTGTTTGTGGTCATTGTCAACCACAAGAACATCCCCGACGCCGTCCCCATGACAGTCACCGTCACCAGCGGAAAGGGCACGTCGGATGAGGCGACCGACTCCGTGACAGTTGACGTCGTCGGCACCGTCCTGGGGACCCTGCTCGGGTGTGGTCATTTTGGCGGCGGAGATGGAATGGAGGTGCGGGTTCTGTACGAGGACTTTACCGGTATTGACTTCACGGACGTGGACTTCGTGAAATTCACGTTTGACTGCACCGGGTCTACGCCGGATATGGTGCTCGACACAGGCATTTACAACTGCCCCGAGCCCGCCACGCTGTCGCTGTTGGCCCTCGGCGGCATGGGTGCGCTCCTGCGCCGGCGGAAGAGCAAGGCCTAG